A window of Pseudomonas mucidolens contains these coding sequences:
- a CDS encoding DUF1624 domain-containing protein, which yields MSDAVPAGRLRQRLLSIDALRGLVILFMLLDHVRETFLLHRQVGDPMNIDTTEPALFVSRTLAHLCAPVFVLLTGLSAYLYGEKYQGRADVSAFLFKRGVFLVVLEFTLVNFAWTFQLPPSVIYMQVIWAIGVSMIALAVLVWLPRPLLIGLALAIIAGHNLLDGLHFATGSVMHIPWAILHDRGWIDVTDSLRLRTSYPLLPWIGVIALGYGIGPWFAGAMPASLRQRYLLLAGAGAMLGFLLLRVMNGYGETPWQVHDSGVQTLMSFFNITKYPPSLLFLALTLGVGLLLLLALERLGQSRWVSTLAVFGAAPMFFYLLHLYVLKVLYVLAVALLGLNQGTHFGFDSVGAVWLVALLLPLALYLPVRWFAGLKARRRDIAWLKYL from the coding sequence ATGAGTGATGCTGTTCCCGCTGGCCGTCTGCGCCAACGTCTGTTGTCCATCGATGCCTTGAGAGGTTTGGTGATCCTGTTCATGTTGCTGGACCACGTGCGCGAGACCTTTCTGTTGCACCGCCAGGTCGGTGACCCGATGAACATCGACACCACCGAACCTGCGCTGTTTGTCAGCCGCACCCTCGCCCACTTGTGTGCACCGGTGTTCGTGTTGCTGACCGGTCTGTCGGCGTACCTGTATGGCGAGAAATACCAGGGAAGAGCCGATGTTTCAGCGTTCCTGTTCAAGCGTGGAGTGTTCCTGGTGGTGCTGGAATTCACCTTGGTGAACTTTGCCTGGACCTTCCAGCTGCCGCCCAGCGTCATCTATATGCAAGTGATCTGGGCGATCGGCGTGAGCATGATCGCCCTCGCCGTGCTGGTCTGGCTGCCCCGTCCGTTGCTGATTGGCCTGGCGCTGGCGATCATTGCCGGACATAACCTGCTCGATGGCCTGCACTTCGCCACCGGTTCGGTGATGCATATTCCGTGGGCGATTCTGCACGACCGCGGCTGGATTGATGTCACTGACAGCCTGCGGCTGCGCACCTCATATCCGCTACTGCCGTGGATCGGTGTGATTGCGCTGGGTTACGGCATCGGCCCGTGGTTTGCCGGGGCCATGCCGGCTTCGTTGCGCCAGCGTTACTTGCTGCTGGCGGGTGCTGGCGCGATGCTGGGTTTCCTCCTGCTGCGGGTCATGAACGGTTACGGCGAGACACCTTGGCAAGTCCACGACAGCGGCGTGCAGACCTTGATGAGTTTTTTCAACATCACCAAGTACCCGCCTTCGCTGTTGTTCCTGGCGCTGACGCTGGGTGTGGGACTGTTACTGTTGCTGGCCCTCGAACGCCTCGGGCAGTCGCGCTGGGTCAGCACGCTGGCGGTGTTTGGCGCCGCGCCGATGTTCTTCTATTTACTGCACCTGTATGTGCTGAAGGTGCTGTATGTACTCGCAGTGGCGCTGTTGGGCCTGAACCAGGGCACTCACTTCGGCTTCGACAGCGTCGGCGCGGTGTGGCTGGTGGCGCTGTTGTTGCCGTTGGCGCTGTACCTGCCGGTGCGCTGGTTCGCCGGGCTTAAAGCTCGGCGACGGGATATCGCGTGGCTTAAATACCTCTGA
- a CDS encoding DUF924 family protein, whose protein sequence is MAVAQSDLSDAREIPATGETPQTVVAFWKAAGPSRWFKKNEAFDTRFRETFHDAHFQAARGELEHWLDEPEGALALLILLDQYPRNAFRGTAHMFATDPLARAYASHMVDAGLDQLIDPALRAFCYLPFEHSENIEDQQRSLALNKQLDANTYKWAREHADIIERFGRFPHRNAVLARLTTEQEQAFLNGGGFSG, encoded by the coding sequence ATGGCGGTGGCGCAATCCGACCTGTCTGACGCGCGCGAAATACCGGCAACTGGCGAGACACCACAGACGGTCGTGGCCTTCTGGAAAGCCGCCGGACCATCACGCTGGTTCAAGAAGAATGAGGCGTTCGACACAAGGTTTCGCGAGACTTTTCACGACGCTCACTTTCAGGCCGCCCGGGGCGAACTGGAACACTGGCTGGATGAGCCGGAAGGTGCGCTGGCGTTGCTGATCCTGCTTGATCAGTACCCACGCAATGCATTTCGCGGCACCGCCCATATGTTTGCCACCGATCCGCTGGCCCGAGCCTATGCGAGCCATATGGTGGACGCAGGCCTGGATCAGTTGATTGACCCGGCACTGCGCGCGTTCTGCTATCTGCCGTTTGAGCATTCAGAAAACATCGAGGATCAGCAACGGTCGCTGGCGCTGAACAAACAGCTGGATGCCAATACCTACAAATGGGCCAGGGAACATGCCGATATCATTGAGCGTTTCGGCCGGTTTCCCCATCGCAATGCCGTATTGGCAAGGCTGACAACCGAGCAAGAGCAGGCGTTCTTGAACGGCGGAGGTTTTTCCGGCTAG
- a CDS encoding creatininase family protein, with translation MLLHQSTWIEIGQFLERSRTVVIPIGSNEQHGPTGLLGTDWMCPEIIAHQAQKSADILIGPTFNIGMAQHHLGFPGTISLRPSTFIAAIGDWTRSLAAHSFEKILFLNGHGGNIATIEAAFSELYAEASFARRPAGFALKLCNWWDLEGVGELARAQFPTGHGTHATPSEIAITQWAYPDSIKTADYSPQIAPSGPIREARDFRARHPDGRMGSDPALATPQKGAELVALAANGLVKAVDAFSRETLPS, from the coding sequence ATGCTTTTGCACCAATCGACCTGGATCGAGATTGGACAATTTCTCGAACGCAGCCGCACCGTGGTGATTCCCATCGGTTCCAACGAACAACACGGCCCCACTGGCCTGTTGGGAACCGATTGGATGTGCCCGGAGATCATTGCCCACCAGGCGCAAAAAAGCGCCGACATCCTGATTGGCCCGACCTTCAATATCGGCATGGCACAGCATCATCTGGGGTTTCCCGGCACTATCTCCCTGCGCCCTTCCACGTTTATCGCCGCCATTGGCGACTGGACGCGTTCGTTGGCGGCCCACAGCTTCGAGAAAATCCTCTTTCTCAACGGTCATGGCGGCAATATCGCGACCATTGAAGCGGCATTTTCCGAGCTCTACGCCGAGGCCAGCTTTGCCCGGCGGCCGGCCGGGTTCGCGTTGAAACTGTGCAACTGGTGGGACCTGGAAGGCGTCGGCGAACTAGCGCGCGCGCAGTTTCCGACAGGGCATGGCACGCACGCCACGCCTTCAGAAATCGCCATCACCCAATGGGCCTATCCCGATTCGATCAAGACCGCGGATTACTCGCCACAGATCGCTCCCTCCGGCCCGATCCGCGAGGCCCGGGACTTCCGCGCCCGCCATCCGGACGGTCGCATGGGCTCTGACCCGGCGCTGGCGACACCCCAAAAGGGCGCAGAGCTGGTGGCGTTGGCGGCCAACGGGTTGGTGAAGGCGGTAGACGCGTTCAGTCGCGAAACCCTGCCGAGCTGA
- a CDS encoding murein L,D-transpeptidase catalytic domain family protein: MLTLYCRPGLIAAVLAAFCTGAFAENAQPHTLYNSLARSAPELNPSVLKRALSAMQCAVNNGQERSERLAVIDYSQPSTARRLWIFDLRQKKLVLRDLVAHGQNSGENFATQFSNREGSYQSSLGLFRTQESYNGAHGYSLRMDGLEPGFNDLARDRAIVIHAADYVSPLWSKRQGRIGRSQGCPAVRPQVARQVVDKLKDGQFMFSWYPDQRWLKSSAYLNCKPSQIASAG; the protein is encoded by the coding sequence ATGCTGACTCTTTACTGCCGACCCGGTCTGATCGCCGCTGTCCTGGCTGCGTTCTGCACGGGTGCCTTCGCAGAGAATGCCCAACCTCACACCTTGTATAACAGCCTGGCGCGCTCGGCTCCAGAACTCAATCCCAGTGTGCTGAAACGCGCCCTGAGTGCGATGCAATGTGCCGTCAATAATGGACAGGAACGCTCCGAACGCCTAGCTGTGATCGATTATTCGCAACCTTCGACCGCCCGTCGGCTGTGGATTTTCGATTTGCGCCAGAAGAAGCTGGTATTGCGCGATCTGGTGGCCCACGGTCAGAACTCCGGGGAAAACTTCGCCACCCAGTTCTCCAACCGTGAAGGCAGTTACCAATCCAGTCTGGGCTTGTTCCGCACTCAGGAAAGCTACAACGGCGCCCATGGTTACTCGCTGCGCATGGACGGCCTGGAGCCGGGATTCAATGATCTTGCCCGAGATCGCGCTATCGTGATTCACGCTGCCGACTACGTGAGCCCGTTATGGAGCAAGCGCCAGGGCCGCATCGGCCGCAGCCAGGGTTGCCCCGCCGTGCGGCCGCAAGTGGCGCGCCAAGTGGTGGACAAGCTCAAGGATGGCCAATTCATGTTTTCCTGGTACCCCGACCAGCGCTGGCTGAAGTCCTCGGCCTACCTCAACTGCAAGCCAAGCCAGATCGCCAGCGCCGGTTGA
- a CDS encoding L,D-transpeptidase family protein encodes MFKKHACYLSLCLLVAPLVATADEGLIEPPNPVQLALAQLSSVCPGLAARLDVPAELRLQAFYQQQGNVGLWSQGQRRPALEEQLQLLADDGLAPAHYRLPDAVTTDNVLCTDFATSQTYLQALHDLHYGRLQQAQFEPLWHSRPPEQDPVAQVLALASAGLVDMAAGFDQARPSATLYRSLRDAYAAQRRQPVPEWGVVASGPLLRSGREDPRVPELARRLFNGGYLMSLPQGAADKYEDELVEAVKAFQASHSLQADGVIGPDTVTQLNVSPTMRREQLRVNLERFRWLSRDLEPDGLLVNVAAAQLSVYQGGVAVWQTRLQVGRADRQTPLLKSRITRLTLNPTWTIPPTIMREDKLPAIRLNPEYLRQHNLNVLDSEGRPLSPEQVDWSHPGNILLRQDAGPRNPLGRIVLRFPNPFSVYLHDTPSQPLFSRGPRAFSSGCVRVEQPMVLRDLLVSPAEKARTEQLLATGVTHEFRLANPVPVLLGYWTVQVDSQGALLYAPDIYGRDPALLKALGTGL; translated from the coding sequence TTGTTCAAAAAACACGCATGTTACTTGAGCCTTTGCTTGCTCGTTGCACCATTGGTCGCAACAGCCGACGAGGGCCTGATTGAGCCGCCAAACCCAGTACAGCTGGCTCTTGCGCAATTGTCGAGTGTTTGCCCGGGTTTAGCGGCGCGGTTGGACGTGCCAGCCGAGTTGCGGTTACAGGCTTTTTATCAGCAGCAGGGCAATGTGGGCCTATGGTCGCAAGGCCAGCGTCGCCCGGCATTGGAGGAACAGTTGCAGCTGTTGGCCGACGACGGCCTGGCCCCGGCGCATTATCGCCTGCCTGACGCGGTCACCACCGACAATGTGCTCTGTACCGATTTCGCGACCAGCCAAACCTATCTTCAAGCCCTGCACGATCTGCATTACGGCCGCTTGCAGCAAGCGCAGTTCGAGCCGCTCTGGCATTCCCGGCCTCCGGAACAGGACCCTGTCGCCCAGGTGCTGGCATTGGCGAGTGCCGGGCTGGTGGACATGGCGGCGGGGTTTGATCAGGCGCGGCCGAGTGCCACGCTGTATCGCAGCTTGCGCGATGCGTATGCCGCCCAGCGCCGGCAACCCGTGCCTGAATGGGGCGTGGTCGCCAGTGGGCCGTTGTTGCGCTCGGGCCGGGAAGATCCACGGGTGCCGGAGTTGGCCCGGCGCCTGTTCAACGGTGGCTACTTGATGAGCCTGCCCCAAGGCGCTGCCGATAAATATGAGGATGAGCTGGTGGAAGCGGTAAAGGCCTTCCAGGCAAGTCATTCCTTGCAAGCCGATGGTGTGATCGGCCCGGACACCGTGACGCAGCTCAATGTCAGCCCGACGATGCGTCGCGAACAACTGCGGGTCAACCTGGAACGCTTTCGTTGGCTGTCCCGGGACCTGGAACCCGACGGCCTGTTGGTCAACGTCGCCGCCGCCCAGTTGAGCGTTTATCAGGGCGGCGTCGCGGTCTGGCAGACGCGTTTGCAAGTCGGGCGTGCCGATCGGCAAACGCCATTGCTCAAGTCGCGAATCACCCGGTTGACCCTGAATCCCACCTGGACGATTCCGCCGACTATCATGCGCGAGGACAAGCTCCCGGCCATTCGCCTGAACCCGGAGTACTTGCGCCAACACAATCTGAACGTGCTCGACAGTGAAGGGCGCCCATTGTCCCCTGAGCAAGTCGACTGGTCGCACCCCGGCAATATTCTGCTGCGCCAGGACGCCGGTCCGCGTAATCCGCTGGGCAGGATCGTCTTGCGTTTTCCCAATCCGTTCTCGGTGTACTTGCACGATACCCCGAGCCAACCCTTGTTCAGCAGGGGCCCCAGGGCATTCAGTTCAGGTTGTGTGCGGGTGGAGCAGCCCATGGTGCTGCGCGACCTGCTGGTGAGCCCCGCGGAGAAGGCTCGAACCGAGCAATTGTTGGCTACCGGAGTCACCCACGAATTCAGGCTTGCCAACCCGGTGCCGGTGTTGCTGGGGTATTGGACGGTGCAAGTGGATAGCCAGGGCGCCTTGTTGTACGCGCCGGACATTTACGGACGCGATCCGGCGTTGCTAAAGGCGTTGGGGACGGGGTTGTAG
- a CDS encoding acyl-CoA dehydrogenase family protein, with protein sequence MNEKAHTNIVLCAAPFPPKNSTIMFLKEERNIAFELMPTLTNFLEATPLLDLERGDSKVLADLFRRDGQPGLTISKELGGRGVRAVNMAQLHTWIGAHCPSLAVMMTMHHHTVAGMMAGSRFFPDIQDLLSLVAHDKLLVASGFSEGRPNAHILESKMTVEKTLDGYIVNGSKKPCTMTHNFDLITFGVNHVDPEGQTHIGIGVGFAGDSSIERKKFWSVPHLQAADSHEVRFNNLVVPESMMCFSTAVDDQLDDAQHGTGNHLFAIWFQLLASASYLGMASALASRALSCNKGSQDDRAMLLIDLQGATMALRGLAGSIDEKRFLRSDLARAQATRFSVQEAVHRISTRAFEILGGMAFMSSEDVAYLLVVTRLFAFHPTSRLASTPFLCEQLS encoded by the coding sequence ATGAATGAGAAGGCACACACCAATATCGTCCTCTGCGCTGCCCCCTTTCCCCCAAAGAATTCAACCATTATGTTTTTAAAAGAAGAAAGAAACATTGCTTTCGAACTCATGCCGACATTGACGAATTTTCTTGAAGCCACCCCACTTCTTGATCTTGAGCGTGGTGACTCGAAAGTTTTAGCCGATCTGTTTAGAAGGGACGGCCAGCCAGGCCTCACAATCTCGAAGGAACTAGGTGGCAGGGGCGTCAGAGCAGTGAATATGGCGCAACTGCACACTTGGATCGGTGCTCATTGCCCTTCGTTGGCAGTGATGATGACCATGCATCACCACACAGTAGCAGGCATGATGGCGGGCAGCCGTTTCTTTCCGGACATCCAGGACTTGTTAAGCCTAGTCGCGCATGACAAGTTATTAGTTGCCTCTGGATTTTCCGAAGGACGCCCCAACGCTCATATTTTAGAATCAAAAATGACCGTGGAAAAAACGCTCGACGGCTATATCGTTAACGGAAGCAAGAAACCTTGCACGATGACGCACAACTTTGACCTCATCACGTTTGGAGTCAACCACGTTGATCCTGAGGGTCAAACTCATATCGGCATAGGTGTAGGTTTCGCTGGCGACTCAAGTATCGAACGGAAGAAGTTTTGGTCTGTACCGCATTTGCAGGCAGCCGACAGCCACGAAGTCAGGTTCAATAATTTGGTGGTTCCCGAATCCATGATGTGTTTCAGCACAGCCGTAGATGATCAACTGGATGACGCTCAACACGGAACGGGTAACCATTTGTTCGCTATCTGGTTTCAACTACTGGCTTCAGCTTCCTATCTGGGAATGGCGTCAGCTTTGGCATCACGAGCATTGTCCTGCAACAAAGGTTCACAGGATGATCGAGCCATGCTGCTCATTGATCTGCAAGGTGCCACTATGGCTTTGCGCGGCCTGGCGGGTTCGATTGATGAAAAGCGGTTTCTGCGCAGTGATTTGGCTCGTGCACAGGCAACAAGATTTTCCGTACAGGAAGCCGTGCACCGCATTAGCACTCGCGCTTTCGAGATTCTGGGGGGCATGGCATTCATGTCCTCTGAAGACGTCGCATATCTACTTGTTGTAACTCGTTTGTTCGCATTCCACCCGACATCCAGACTCGCCAGTACACCCTTCTTGTGTGAACAACTGAGTTAG
- a CDS encoding GNAT family N-acetyltransferase, with the protein MQQKKQRLVRTFLTYLLKTAGYCLPTFLQCHITATKKGRGMQLSKTTSDGHSNPNPQRAKLIVSLACTQEEIREAQRLRYHVFIETFRLSTLANPDAINVDEFDDYCDHLIVRDTQSSRVVGTYRLMSPTAARRMGRYYCEQEFDLSNLNHLLTCTTEAGHACVHPDYRSGSVIMLLWTGLAMYMQRERCDYLMGCASVSLSDGGHNAAALYHAFTAEHFAPAVYRVTPHKPFPVDKHDVGHVPQIPPLLKGYLRIGAWICGEPAWDTEFNSADFFLLLPLSKLDSRYARHYLKTQNSI; encoded by the coding sequence ATGCAGCAAAAAAAACAGCGGTTAGTTCGGACTTTCCTTACCTATTTATTAAAAACGGCAGGTTATTGTTTACCCACTTTTTTGCAGTGCCACATCACAGCGACGAAAAAAGGGAGAGGCATGCAATTATCGAAAACAACCAGTGACGGCCATTCAAACCCCAACCCCCAGCGTGCAAAACTGATAGTAAGTCTTGCCTGCACGCAGGAAGAAATACGTGAGGCACAACGCCTCCGCTATCACGTTTTCATTGAAACATTCCGTTTATCTACATTAGCCAATCCTGACGCCATAAATGTCGACGAATTTGATGACTATTGCGATCATTTGATTGTACGTGATACCCAGTCATCTCGCGTGGTCGGTACATATCGTTTGATGAGTCCGACGGCGGCGCGGCGCATGGGGCGCTATTATTGCGAACAGGAATTTGATCTGAGCAATCTGAATCATTTACTTACGTGTACAACCGAAGCAGGTCATGCTTGCGTGCACCCAGACTATCGCAGTGGCAGCGTCATTATGCTGTTATGGACTGGCTTGGCGATGTATATGCAACGTGAGCGTTGTGACTATTTGATGGGTTGCGCTAGCGTGAGCTTGTCTGATGGCGGTCACAACGCCGCGGCTTTGTATCACGCGTTTACAGCAGAACATTTTGCTCCAGCCGTATATCGCGTGACCCCACATAAACCATTTCCCGTTGATAAGCACGACGTCGGGCATGTTCCGCAGATACCGCCGCTATTAAAAGGTTATTTGCGCATCGGGGCCTGGATATGTGGTGAACCGGCGTGGGACACTGAATTCAATTCGGCTGATTTCTTCCTATTATTGCCATTATCGAAGCTGGACAGTCGTTATGCGCGTCATTATCTAAAAACACAAAATTCAATATAA
- a CDS encoding DUF488 domain-containing protein gives MIQCKRAYTTPGPDDGKRILVDRLWPRNCRKDALLLDEWLPDVAPTTALRKAFKSGTLSFAQFAFAYRQELGARPAAWWKLVDIAQAGTLTLVYSAHDTQANNARVLAEWLEEELDRRGDASSPVCYWSDVPQQ, from the coding sequence ATGATCCAATGCAAACGCGCTTACACCACGCCTGGGCCGGATGACGGCAAACGCATTCTGGTCGACCGCCTGTGGCCGCGCAATTGCCGCAAGGATGCGTTGCTGCTGGACGAGTGGCTGCCTGACGTCGCCCCGACCACCGCACTGCGCAAGGCCTTCAAGTCCGGTACCTTGAGTTTTGCGCAATTTGCCTTCGCGTATCGCCAGGAACTGGGCGCACGGCCTGCGGCCTGGTGGAAGCTGGTGGATATCGCCCAGGCCGGTACGCTCACGCTGGTCTACTCGGCTCACGACACCCAGGCGAACAATGCGCGGGTGCTTGCCGAATGGCTGGAAGAAGAGCTGGACCGCCGGGGCGATGCGAGTTCACCCGTCTGCTACTGGTCTGACGTTCCCCAACAGTAA
- a CDS encoding GNAT family N-acetyltransferase has product MPALTFRNANLQDAARCHEIEISAYEGDEAATLEKIATRIALYPQGFLILEADGEVVGFINAGCADEVVMSDEAFKELVGHSADAPNVVIMSVVVDPAYQGKGYSTRLMETFVQRMREMNKKTIYLMCKEQHIELYKRMGYLYARPSASDHGGMAWHEMLMDI; this is encoded by the coding sequence ATGCCCGCCCTTACCTTCCGCAACGCCAACCTGCAAGACGCCGCCCGCTGCCATGAGATCGAAATATCCGCCTACGAGGGCGATGAAGCCGCGACCCTGGAGAAGATCGCCACGCGTATCGCGTTGTACCCGCAAGGTTTCCTGATTCTGGAGGCGGATGGCGAAGTGGTGGGCTTTATCAACGCTGGCTGCGCCGATGAGGTAGTGATGTCGGATGAAGCCTTCAAGGAGTTGGTGGGGCATTCAGCGGATGCGCCGAATGTGGTGATCATGTCGGTGGTGGTCGATCCGGCGTATCAGGGCAAGGGCTATTCGACGCGGTTGATGGAGACGTTTGTGCAGCGCATGCGCGAGATGAACAAGAAGACCATTTACCTGATGTGCAAGGAGCAGCACATAGAGCTGTATAAGCGCATGGGCTACCTGTACGCACGACCGTCGGCGTCCGATCATGGTGGGATGGCGTGGCATGAGATGTTGATGGATATCTAG
- a CDS encoding LuxR C-terminal-related transcriptional regulator, whose protein sequence is MTCRIIIADDHPMFREGMLRTVQRLLPEATVEQAGDLETVLELLKTGPEIDTLILDLRFPGLTGMHQLAELRQQLRRTTLIIVSMVDDPGLIEQVMQIGVDGFIGKNIAPDDIGQALLAIRQGEVLVKFEPSGLLPLDTNGLTARQQEVLRLIAQGKTNKEIAKTLDISPFTVRIHVSSLLRSLNVPSRAAAAVKYSGEV, encoded by the coding sequence ATGACATGCCGGATCATCATAGCCGACGACCATCCGATGTTTCGCGAAGGCATGCTGCGCACCGTGCAGCGCCTGTTGCCCGAGGCGACGGTGGAACAGGCCGGCGACCTGGAAACGGTACTCGAGCTGCTCAAGACCGGTCCCGAAATCGACACACTGATCCTCGACCTGCGCTTCCCGGGCCTGACCGGCATGCACCAGTTGGCCGAGCTGCGCCAGCAACTGCGTCGCACCACGCTGATTATCGTGTCGATGGTCGACGATCCGGGACTGATCGAGCAGGTCATGCAAATTGGCGTCGACGGTTTCATCGGCAAGAACATCGCCCCCGACGACATTGGCCAAGCCTTGCTCGCCATCCGCCAGGGCGAAGTGCTGGTCAAGTTCGAGCCGTCCGGGCTGCTACCGCTGGACACCAACGGCCTAACGGCCCGCCAACAGGAAGTGCTGCGGCTGATCGCCCAGGGCAAGACCAACAAGGAAATCGCCAAAACGCTGGATATCTCGCCGTTCACCGTCAGGATCCACGTGTCGTCGCTGTTACGCAGCTTGAACGTACCTTCGCGGGCCGCCGCGGCGGTGAAGTATTCCGGAGAGGTTTAA
- a CDS encoding hybrid sensor histidine kinase/response regulator, whose product MKFEKDAELDQANLRILVAVCAIVYIGVLGFLPGQSPERYLPIIFYIVVFLLASIVLRQVIVRWPGHYPARRIFGMIHDYAGTSFGLVLGGEAALPLYAVMVWVNLGNGMRYGSRYLAIATALALLALLIVYRLTPLWQAQPFMVLMLMITSTVIPVYAHLLLERTRKASEEAIAANLEKSRFLAQASHDLRQPIHSIGLFTACLREARLGDEERRLVDNIDRSLLNVSQLFRSILDLYTLDNGRLLPKFQVVNLGELLADLVRQNAEAARWAGVELRLRPCPHWVRVDPALLSTMVQNVLSNCFKYGAQRPVLIGVRKRGDGVVLEIHDRGRGIAEEHLSKVFEEFYRVRQLRDKDVEGVGLGLSIVKRLGQLMGIQAVLRSRLGRGTSVSLQGLTLAMAPRQTVQRDEPRQAGLLTGLKVCLVEDDHNVLLATQALLERWGCEVQAELNGRDLVSDCDIIVADYDLGKHATGIECIDHLRQMRGEAVPALILTGHDVEKIQAALHDRQIAILSKPVRPAELRAALRDLSQCPATARMPTA is encoded by the coding sequence ATGAAGTTCGAGAAAGACGCCGAACTCGACCAGGCCAACCTGCGTATCCTGGTGGCCGTCTGCGCCATTGTGTACATCGGTGTACTCGGCTTTTTGCCGGGGCAATCACCGGAGCGCTACCTGCCGATCATCTTCTACATCGTCGTGTTCCTGCTGGCCTCGATTGTTCTGCGCCAAGTCATCGTGCGCTGGCCCGGCCATTATCCGGCGCGGCGGATTTTCGGGATGATCCATGACTATGCCGGCACTTCGTTCGGCCTGGTTCTGGGCGGCGAAGCGGCATTGCCGCTGTATGCGGTGATGGTCTGGGTCAATCTGGGTAACGGCATGCGTTACGGCTCGCGCTACCTGGCGATTGCCACGGCGCTGGCGTTGCTGGCATTGCTCATTGTTTATCGGCTGACACCCTTGTGGCAGGCGCAACCGTTCATGGTGCTGATGTTGATGATCACCAGCACGGTGATTCCGGTCTACGCCCACTTGCTGCTGGAGCGCACGCGCAAGGCATCGGAAGAAGCCATCGCCGCGAACCTGGAAAAGTCGCGGTTTCTGGCCCAGGCCAGCCATGATTTGCGCCAGCCGATCCACTCCATTGGCCTGTTCACCGCTTGTTTGCGCGAGGCGCGGCTGGGGGATGAAGAGCGGCGGCTGGTGGACAATATCGACCGCTCGCTGCTCAACGTGTCGCAGTTGTTTCGTTCCATTCTCGACCTCTACACCCTGGATAACGGTCGGCTGCTGCCTAAGTTTCAGGTGGTGAACCTGGGGGAACTGCTGGCCGACTTGGTGCGCCAGAACGCCGAGGCCGCACGCTGGGCTGGCGTGGAACTGCGGCTGCGGCCGTGTCCCCACTGGGTTCGGGTGGACCCGGCGCTGCTGTCGACCATGGTGCAGAACGTGCTTTCCAATTGCTTCAAATACGGCGCGCAACGTCCGGTACTGATCGGTGTGCGCAAGCGTGGCGATGGTGTGGTGCTGGAGATTCATGATCGGGGCCGGGGGATTGCAGAGGAGCATCTGTCCAAGGTTTTCGAGGAGTTTTATCGGGTGCGCCAGTTGCGCGACAAGGACGTCGAAGGCGTCGGCCTGGGTTTGTCCATCGTCAAGCGTTTGGGGCAGTTGATGGGTATTCAGGCGGTGTTGCGCTCACGGCTCGGCCGGGGCACGTCGGTCAGTTTGCAGGGCTTGACGCTGGCGATGGCACCCCGGCAAACGGTTCAGCGCGACGAGCCGCGCCAGGCCGGACTGCTGACCGGGTTGAAAGTGTGCCTGGTGGAAGATGACCACAACGTACTGCTGGCCACCCAGGCGTTGCTCGAACGGTGGGGGTGCGAGGTGCAAGCCGAATTGAACGGGCGCGACCTGGTCAGCGATTGCGACATCATCGTTGCCGACTATGACCTGGGCAAGCACGCCACCGGTATCGAGTGTATTGATCACTTGCGCCAGATGCGCGGCGAGGCGGTACCGGCGCTGATTCTCACCGGGCACGACGTGGAAAAGATTCAGGCGGCGTTGCACGACCGTCAGATTGCGATCCTCTCCAAGCCGGTGCGCCCGGCAGAGCTGCGAGCCGCCCTGCGTGACCTCAGTCAGTGCCCGGCAACTGCACGAATGCCTACTGCATAA
- a CDS encoding GNAT family N-acetyltransferase, translating into MLEIRRAAPDDDPAAFDIRLQAIRSQCIGAYTAEQMMTWTRGSAEDGYSTLLDTPFYLGCINGEPVATGMLDPDQREIGALFVLPGFTGRGFGKKLLAHLEHLALALGIREVVLDSTMNAADFYRAQGYVGSEQGHFGVFHECLR; encoded by the coding sequence GTGCTGGAAATCAGACGAGCCGCCCCCGACGACGACCCGGCCGCATTCGACATTCGCCTGCAGGCGATTCGCAGCCAGTGTATCGGCGCCTACACCGCCGAGCAGATGATGACCTGGACTCGAGGCTCGGCCGAGGACGGCTATAGCACGTTGCTGGATACACCGTTTTACCTGGGATGCATCAACGGCGAACCGGTTGCCACAGGCATGCTGGACCCGGATCAGCGGGAAATCGGTGCACTGTTTGTGCTGCCAGGGTTCACCGGTCGCGGCTTCGGCAAAAAGCTCCTCGCGCACCTTGAACACCTGGCCTTGGCGCTGGGCATCCGCGAGGTGGTGCTGGACTCGACAATGAACGCCGCAGACTTCTATCGCGCTCAGGGTTACGTGGGTAGCGAGCAGGGGCATTTCGGCGTTTTTCACGAGTGTCTGAGATAA